One part of the Orenia metallireducens genome encodes these proteins:
- the glcT gene encoding glucose PTS transporter transcription antiterminator GlcT, protein MSNLMESSSSQDYQIKKVFNNNVVLVTQEDKVNSSSKEVILVGKGLGFAKKTGDIIKSDSLNIEKEFIPVNDEKKEQYNQLVKTVNEEIIGLTTEIIAMVSEELNEELDKHIHIALTDHIAFTLKRIKEGMEIRNPFLPETKTLYNEEYRLAQKAVKMIEERSGIPIPEGEVGFITLHIHAARTKQGVSRAVKYTSLIREMIDFIEDRLEIAISHESLNYARLVTHLRFALERIETNKINQNPLLDKIKEDLKQSYQIAEELSNLIHKRLDVVVPEDEKGYLAMHLERLKKNLN, encoded by the coding sequence ATGTCAAATTTAATGGAATCAAGTTCTAGTCAAGATTATCAAATTAAAAAGGTTTTCAATAACAATGTAGTCTTAGTTACTCAAGAGGATAAGGTAAATAGTAGTTCAAAAGAAGTTATTTTGGTAGGTAAAGGATTGGGGTTTGCTAAAAAAACAGGTGATATAATCAAAAGTGACTCTCTTAATATAGAGAAAGAGTTTATCCCAGTAAATGATGAGAAGAAAGAACAATATAACCAATTAGTAAAAACCGTTAATGAAGAGATTATAGGGCTAACTACAGAGATAATAGCAATGGTCAGTGAAGAGTTAAATGAAGAGTTAGATAAGCATATCCACATAGCTTTGACCGATCATATAGCTTTTACCTTAAAGAGGATCAAAGAAGGAATGGAGATTAGAAATCCATTCTTGCCAGAAACCAAGACTCTATATAATGAAGAGTATAGATTGGCTCAAAAGGCTGTTAAGATGATTGAAGAACGTTCTGGTATTCCTATCCCAGAAGGAGAAGTTGGTTTTATTACCCTCCATATCCATGCTGCTAGAACTAAACAAGGTGTCTCTAGGGCTGTAAAATATACCTCTTTGATTAGAGAGATGATAGATTTTATAGAGGATAGATTAGAAATTGCTATCTCTCATGAAAGTCTAAATTATGCAAGATTAGTTACTCATCTAAGATTTGCATTAGAGAGGATAGAGACCAATAAGATCAATCAGAATCCTTTATTGGACAAAATTAAAGAAGATTTAAAGCAATCCTATCAAATTGCTGAAGAATTATCTAATTTGATTCATAAAAGGTTAGATGTAGTGGTGCCAGAGGATGAAAAGGGTTATTTGGCTATGCATTTAGAGAGGTTAAAGAAGAATTTGAATTAA
- a CDS encoding PTS sugar transporter subunit IIA translates to MLGLFKKNKSIELFAPLTGKVLDISEVPDEVFSQKMVGDGLAIEPTEGVLVSPVEGTIKQIFPTMHAVGIEAKSGAEILMHIGINTVELKGEGFKKFVETGNKIKPGDKLIEFDLDYIKENATSIITPVLITNMDAVKELSVIADGQVTAGSDKVLKVEMK, encoded by the coding sequence ATGTTAGGATTATTTAAGAAGAATAAATCTATTGAGTTATTTGCACCATTAACTGGAAAGGTATTAGATATATCTGAGGTACCAGATGAGGTGTTTTCACAAAAAATGGTTGGTGATGGTTTAGCAATTGAACCTACTGAAGGGGTTTTAGTATCTCCAGTAGAAGGAACTATTAAGCAAATTTTCCCTACAATGCATGCTGTAGGTATTGAAGCTAAATCTGGTGCTGAAATTTTAATGCATATTGGGATTAATACTGTTGAATTAAAGGGAGAAGGTTTTAAGAAATTTGTTGAAACAGGAAATAAGATAAAACCTGGTGATAAATTGATTGAATTTGACTTAGACTATATTAAGGAGAATGCCACTTCTATCATTACACCAGTTTTAATTACTAATATGGATGCTGTAAAGGAATTATCAGTTATAGCTGATGGTCAAGTAACAGCAGGATCTGATAAAGTATTAAAGGTAGAAATGAAGTAG
- a CDS encoding HPr family phosphocarrier protein: MVEKKVVIKNDTGIHARPASLIVQKANEFTSDITLGKDGQDVNAKSIMGIMSLGVSKSTEVTIKAEGADAAAAVDALVDLIESGFGE, encoded by the coding sequence ATGGTAGAGAAGAAAGTAGTAATTAAAAATGATACAGGTATTCATGCTAGACCTGCGTCATTGATTGTACAAAAGGCAAATGAATTTACATCTGATATTACTTTAGGTAAAGATGGTCAAGATGTAAATGCTAAAAGTATTATGGGGATTATGAGTTTAGGGGTTAGCAAAAGTACAGAAGTTACTATTAAAGCTGAAGGAGCTGATGCAGCAGCAGCTGTTGATGCGCTTGTAGATTTAATTGAAAGTGGTTTTGGAGAGTAA
- a CDS encoding RluA family pseudouridine synthase: MLKAKVDHFTNISDIIPYRAKIDDEGLTLYKLLTKKLKLSKDAIKKLRKDYRIRVNGKYLNYHSTIVQADDLIEFNFNFMEETNFLPEAIPLNIIYEDQHLLVVNKAAGMLVHPSHNENTQTLGNAVLHHLRREGNYNTFRPIHRLDRNTSGLILIAKNIYAHNYLTKQFQEQKIHREYLAFVHGIIPHDFENISAPIARINDSIIQRKVDFTHGKNATTHYQVIKRYSDRTLVRLKLATGRTHQIRVHMSYIGHPLIGDDLYGGSNSLISRQALHSYQLKFCLPFTHKEIKLKAELSDDIKLLKEIE; encoded by the coding sequence ATGCTAAAAGCTAAAGTAGACCATTTTACTAATATTTCAGATATTATTCCTTATAGAGCTAAAATTGATGATGAGGGCTTGACTTTATATAAACTATTGACAAAAAAATTAAAACTATCTAAAGATGCAATTAAGAAACTTCGCAAAGATTATCGAATCAGAGTAAATGGTAAGTACCTTAACTACCATTCTACTATAGTTCAAGCTGATGATTTGATAGAATTTAACTTTAATTTCATGGAAGAAACAAATTTTTTACCTGAAGCTATTCCTCTTAACATTATCTATGAAGATCAACACCTGCTTGTTGTTAATAAAGCTGCAGGAATGTTAGTCCATCCTTCCCACAATGAGAATACACAGACTTTAGGAAATGCTGTACTTCATCACTTAAGAAGAGAAGGTAATTATAATACCTTCCGCCCTATTCACAGACTTGATAGAAATACCTCTGGGCTAATCTTGATTGCTAAAAATATCTATGCTCATAACTATCTAACTAAACAGTTTCAAGAACAGAAGATTCATCGAGAGTATCTAGCCTTTGTTCATGGTATCATCCCCCATGACTTTGAAAATATTTCAGCACCTATTGCTCGAATTAATGATAGTATTATCCAGAGAAAAGTTGACTTTACTCATGGTAAAAATGCGACTACCCATTATCAAGTTATAAAGAGATATAGTGATAGAACTTTAGTTCGCTTAAAGTTAGCGACTGGTCGTACCCACCAGATTAGAGTTCATATGAGTTATATCGGTCACCCTCTTATCGGTGATGACTTATATGGGGGGAGTAATAGCTTAATCTCAAGGCAGGCATTACACTCTTATCAATTGAAGTTTTGCTTACCCTTTACCCATAAAGAAATTAAACTAAAAGCAGAGTTAAGTGATGATATAAAATTACTAAAAGAGATAGAGTAA
- the rsgA gene encoding GTPase RsgA, with protein MELITLGWNDSFAQEFEQINANQGYKVGRIAAKYQDIYKIYAEDGEFLGRLGDRMLYNHQLPVVGDWVIISSIGGGQNVIEQILTRQSTIPNNILGNSLEKQILASNIDTIFIMISLAQEINLRSIQRQITLVWESGSTPVIVLSKADLCDDAVVKKNEVELISFGTPVYIISMVTKEGVDDLKKYLKIGKTCALLGSVSAGKSTLANYLYTQKREINLPIDDMSINSKMSVLDEGGVIIEINSITEVEPLSSEESNKENFEDIEELAQGCYFSDCRHEAEPKCAVKEAIEEGILDELRLKNYKKLQKEAEYIEFSKDHSPKEIEKSKWKQITKASKDKERMKEKVMEKIK; from the coding sequence TTGGAATTAATAACTTTAGGTTGGAATGATAGTTTTGCACAGGAATTTGAACAAATCAATGCTAATCAAGGGTACAAAGTTGGTAGGATAGCTGCTAAGTATCAAGATATCTATAAAATATATGCAGAAGATGGGGAGTTTTTAGGGCGATTAGGAGATAGAATGCTCTATAATCATCAGTTACCTGTTGTAGGTGATTGGGTTATAATATCTTCAATTGGTGGTGGTCAGAACGTGATTGAGCAAATCTTAACTCGTCAAAGTACAATCCCTAATAATATATTGGGTAATAGTTTAGAGAAACAAATCTTGGCCAGCAATATAGATACAATCTTTATCATGATATCTTTGGCTCAAGAGATAAATCTTAGAAGTATTCAAAGGCAGATTACTCTTGTTTGGGAGAGTGGAAGTACCCCGGTTATAGTTTTAAGTAAGGCTGACTTATGTGATGATGCTGTAGTAAAGAAGAATGAAGTTGAATTGATAAGCTTTGGAACTCCTGTCTATATAATAAGTATGGTAACAAAAGAAGGGGTTGATGACTTAAAGAAGTATCTTAAAATAGGTAAGACTTGTGCTTTATTAGGATCTGTTAGTGCAGGTAAATCTACTTTAGCTAACTACTTATATACCCAAAAGAGAGAGATTAATCTGCCAATAGATGATATGAGCATCAACTCTAAAATGTCAGTTTTAGATGAGGGTGGAGTAATTATAGAGATAAATAGTATAACAGAGGTAGAGCCTTTAAGCAGTGAAGAAAGCAATAAAGAGAACTTTGAAGATATAGAAGAGTTGGCTCAAGGTTGTTATTTTAGTGATTGTCGCCATGAGGCAGAGCCAAAGTGTGCTGTTAAAGAAGCTATCGAAGAAGGTATTCTAGATGAGTTAAGGTTGAAGAATTATAAAAAATTGCAAAAAGAGGCTGAATATATAGAGTTTAGTAAGGATCATAGCCCTAAGGAGATAGAGAAGAGTAAGTGGAAGCAGATAACTAAGGCATCTAAAGACAAAGAAAGAATGAAAGAGAAGGTTATGGAAAAGATTAAATAG
- a CDS encoding alpha/beta hydrolase, whose product MKKRTFTFGVEDGIDIFVYNWSAENKQKVRGIVQIAHGMAEHAGRYEEFAKELVNSGYIVYANDHRGHGRTAANLEELGYFADKEGWTLVIKDMYQLTVMIRSKYPQIPIFLFGHSMGSLLARTYIMEYGQEIDGVILSGTSGRKGILGEIGIIIAKLEVKLKEERARSYLLNKLSFASYNKAFKPNRTPFDWLSRDQREVDKYIQDEFCGVVSTASFYNDLLTGLKEVNKLENIKKVPDYLPIYIISGKEDPVGAYGRGVLQVYQDYKKVELRDLTYKLYEGSRHEILKEINREEVFKDILVWLGNYS is encoded by the coding sequence ATGAAAAAAAGAACATTCACTTTCGGAGTAGAAGATGGTATAGATATTTTCGTTTATAATTGGTCAGCTGAAAATAAACAGAAGGTTAGAGGAATAGTACAAATTGCCCATGGTATGGCTGAACATGCAGGTAGGTATGAAGAGTTTGCTAAAGAACTAGTTAATTCTGGTTATATAGTCTATGCTAATGACCATCGAGGTCATGGTAGGACAGCAGCTAATCTTGAAGAATTGGGTTATTTTGCTGATAAAGAAGGTTGGACTTTAGTTATAAAAGATATGTACCAATTGACTGTTATGATAAGATCTAAATATCCTCAGATCCCTATATTTCTTTTTGGTCATAGTATGGGCTCATTATTAGCTCGAACCTATATTATGGAATATGGTCAGGAAATTGATGGTGTTATTCTATCAGGAACTTCAGGAAGGAAAGGGATACTTGGAGAAATAGGTATTATAATAGCAAAGTTGGAGGTTAAACTAAAGGAGGAGAGAGCAAGAAGTTATTTATTAAATAAGCTATCCTTTGCTAGTTATAATAAAGCCTTTAAGCCCAATAGAACACCTTTTGATTGGCTCAGTAGAGATCAAAGAGAAGTTGATAAGTACATTCAAGATGAGTTTTGTGGGGTTGTTTCTACAGCATCTTTTTATAATGACCTATTAACAGGGCTTAAGGAGGTTAATAAATTAGAGAATATAAAAAAAGTACCTGATTATTTACCTATCTATATTATTTCAGGTAAGGAGGACCCCGTAGGAGCTTATGGTAGAGGTGTACTACAAGTATATCAGGATTATAAGAAAGTTGAGCTTAGAGACTTAACTTATAAATTATATGAAGGCAGTAGGCATGAAATATTAAAAGAGATAAATAGAGAAGAAGTTTTCAAAGATATTCTAGTTTGGCTAGGGAACTATTCGTAA
- the msrA gene encoding peptide-methionine (S)-S-oxide reductase MsrA — protein MEKATFAAGCFWGVQALFDKIDGVISTTVGYIGGQTDEPTYEEVCTDQTGHAEAIEITFDPSEITYKELLELFWNNHNPTTLNRQGVDVGTQYRSAIFYHNKEQEEIAKQSKEALANSNKYQNPIVTEIVAATTFYPAEEYHQKYLQKRGQNSCGI, from the coding sequence ATGGAAAAAGCCACCTTTGCGGCAGGTTGTTTTTGGGGAGTACAAGCCCTTTTTGATAAGATAGATGGTGTAATCTCTACTACTGTTGGTTATATTGGAGGTCAGACTGATGAACCTACATATGAAGAGGTATGTACAGACCAGACTGGTCATGCTGAAGCAATTGAGATAACTTTTGATCCTAGTGAGATTACTTATAAAGAATTATTAGAATTATTCTGGAATAATCATAATCCTACAACTCTAAATCGCCAAGGTGTTGATGTAGGTACACAATACCGTTCAGCTATCTTTTATCATAATAAAGAACAAGAAGAAATTGCAAAACAGTCAAAAGAAGCCTTAGCTAATAGTAATAAGTATCAAAATCCGATAGTTACTGAGATAGTAGCTGCAACCACCTTCTATCCTGCCGAAGAATATCACCAAAAATATTTACAGAAACGGGGACAGAATAGTTGTGGCATTTAA
- a CDS encoding class I SAM-dependent methyltransferase, protein MSEDKKQWWTEAYEQMQELGYDYHYIDFASAEKEIEFIERTLDLSKGNRVLDLGCGNGRHSILLAERGYQVIGIDYSNSLLEMAKVEAGNRGLNLELRQQDMLTLDENSLYDGVIILDGSFGIFTDSENEEVLKRVSKALKPGGKLLLQSYNPYYMALNQGRDAEVEGDRTFIRETSFDIERGAVIDNIISLDNITGKYKRINTRYYRAYTIPELARISDKYSLGNLKIYGHDDEFCPKLELFFDVQEDMVMYIILEKLS, encoded by the coding sequence ATGTCAGAAGATAAGAAGCAATGGTGGACTGAAGCTTATGAACAGATGCAAGAGTTGGGATATGATTATCATTATATAGATTTTGCTTCAGCTGAGAAAGAGATAGAGTTTATTGAAAGAACTTTGGATTTAAGTAAAGGGAATCGGGTACTAGATTTAGGTTGTGGAAATGGGCGTCATAGTATTCTCTTAGCGGAGCGAGGATATCAAGTAATAGGAATTGATTACTCTAATAGTTTATTGGAAATGGCTAAGGTAGAAGCAGGGAATAGGGGGTTAAATTTAGAGCTTCGCCAGCAGGATATGTTGACCCTTGATGAGAACTCTCTCTATGATGGTGTAATTATTCTAGATGGTTCCTTTGGAATATTTACTGATAGTGAGAATGAAGAGGTACTCAAAAGGGTATCTAAAGCATTAAAGCCAGGGGGAAAGCTATTATTACAGAGTTATAATCCATACTATATGGCTTTAAACCAAGGTAGAGATGCTGAAGTAGAGGGTGATAGGACCTTTATCAGGGAGACTAGCTTTGATATTGAACGTGGAGCAGTAATCGATAATATAATTTCCCTTGATAATATTACAGGAAAGTATAAACGGATAAATACTCGTTACTACCGAGCCTATACTATCCCTGAACTAGCAAGAATAAGTGACAAATACAGTTTAGGAAATTTAAAGATCTATGGGCATGATGATGAATTTTGTCCTAAATTAGAGCTATTCTTTGACGTGCAAGAGGATATGGTGATGTATATAATTTTAGAGAAGTTGAGTTAA
- the trhA gene encoding PAQR family membrane homeostasis protein TrhA, which yields MDNIENFSKGEEITNAILHGIGVVLAIAALVILVVFANISGNIWHIVSFSIYGSTLVILYLSSTLYHSFPEGKTKDIFEIFDHSAIYLLIAGTYTPLTLIALKGALGWSIFGVIWGIAIIGIIFKVFWVKKFVVVSTALYILMGWMIVFVIKPLLMTMTTKSLIFLVVGGGLYTIGSIFYIWRKIKYHHAIWHLFVLAGSICHFFTILFLLPE from the coding sequence ATGGATAATATAGAGAATTTCAGTAAAGGTGAAGAGATTACAAATGCAATCTTGCACGGTATTGGAGTAGTTTTGGCTATTGCAGCTTTAGTTATACTGGTTGTCTTTGCTAATATTTCGGGAAATATATGGCATATAGTTAGCTTTAGCATCTATGGTTCTACTTTGGTCATCCTTTATCTATCATCAACTTTATACCATAGCTTTCCTGAGGGGAAGACTAAGGACATCTTTGAAATCTTTGACCATTCTGCGATATATCTGTTGATAGCTGGGACATATACGCCACTGACCTTAATTGCTTTAAAAGGAGCATTAGGTTGGAGTATTTTTGGAGTAATTTGGGGAATTGCAATTATTGGAATTATATTTAAAGTGTTTTGGGTCAAGAAGTTTGTAGTAGTTTCAACAGCTCTATATATATTGATGGGCTGGATGATAGTCTTTGTTATTAAACCTTTGTTGATGACAATGACAACAAAAAGTTTGATATTTTTGGTTGTTGGGGGAGGATTATATACAATAGGGTCTATATTTTATATTTGGCGTAAGATAAAATATCATCATGCTATCTGGCACCTATTTGTATTAGCAGGTAGTATCTGCCACTTCTTTACTATTCTATTTTTGCTACCTGAATAA
- a CDS encoding HEAT repeat domain-containing protein — MSYLKLVTENYNYILYSTFGLFIILLISLILKNRPKKYNYFIKLIKKNLKKALDKLDQLDDIDIKEELILYGEKDLNEADYLTIKDYLIDDYLLKRLLNKITNSDSHDRAKAGRTLIKIGTPQAIDYVTCLLYDEDKEIRNLIIEELSKLQNPRIITTLINYLDNCEDLVILNSLKKAFLKIGKKSSYELLKLLNSDNSTHVSWSIKLLTEIGDDRAIEPLIELLYNHPKFEVRIIAARGLAQLDLEGNFKFLKDKLGDENSEVRAEIVTLLGQYNQDEVASLLYNLLFDNSKLVRNNTCQSLLKLGDIGIRQLILAVEKDDIQEDVLQFLNNIDALDLIKSTKNVYEVKQLDQNFDFLDLNELNLSNY, encoded by the coding sequence ATGTCATACTTAAAGCTGGTAACAGAAAATTATAACTATATTCTTTATTCAACTTTTGGATTATTCATTATTCTACTAATTTCATTGATCTTGAAGAATAGACCAAAGAAATATAATTACTTCATTAAATTAATCAAGAAGAACTTAAAAAAGGCTCTAGATAAATTAGATCAACTAGATGATATTGACATCAAAGAAGAATTAATACTATATGGAGAAAAAGATCTCAATGAGGCAGATTACTTAACTATTAAAGACTATCTAATTGATGATTACTTATTAAAAAGATTACTCAATAAGATTACTAATAGTGATTCACATGATAGAGCAAAAGCTGGAAGAACACTTATAAAAATAGGTACACCTCAAGCAATAGATTATGTAACCTGTTTACTTTATGATGAAGATAAAGAGATTAGGAACTTAATAATTGAAGAATTATCTAAATTACAAAACCCTAGAATCATAACTACTTTAATCAATTATCTAGATAATTGTGAAGATTTAGTAATATTAAATAGTTTAAAGAAGGCTTTCTTAAAAATTGGTAAGAAATCATCCTATGAATTGCTAAAATTGCTTAATTCAGATAATAGCACTCATGTAAGTTGGTCTATTAAGTTATTGACAGAAATTGGTGATGATAGAGCAATAGAACCTCTTATAGAATTACTATATAATCATCCAAAATTCGAAGTAAGAATAATAGCTGCTAGAGGCTTAGCCCAATTAGATTTGGAAGGTAACTTCAAATTTTTAAAAGATAAATTAGGTGATGAAAATAGTGAGGTTAGAGCAGAAATAGTTACATTATTAGGTCAATATAATCAGGATGAAGTGGCTTCATTATTATACAACCTATTATTTGATAATAGTAAATTGGTTCGAAATAATACTTGTCAATCTTTACTTAAGTTAGGTGACATAGGGATTAGGCAACTTATCTTAGCAGTAGAAAAAGATGATATCCAAGAAGATGTTTTACAATTTTTAAATAATATTGATGCATTAGATTTAATTAAATCTACTAAAAATGTATATGAAGTAAAACAACTAGATCAAAATTTTGATTTTCTTGATTTAAATGAACTCAACCTATCTAATTATTAG
- a CDS encoding DUF3006 domain-containing protein yields MLIIDRFEGDYTVIKMGNKTFSLPKEALPKNAREGDVLKIVVDKESNKDLKKGIDELVDEVFE; encoded by the coding sequence ATGTTAATCATTGACCGCTTTGAAGGTGATTATACTGTAATTAAGATGGGAAATAAGACTTTTAGCTTACCTAAAGAAGCACTACCAAAGAATGCTAGAGAAGGAGATGTACTTAAGATTGTAGTTGATAAAGAGTCTAACAAAGACTTAAAAAAGGGAATCGATGAATTAGTAGATGAAGTGTTTGAATAA
- the malQ gene encoding 4-alpha-glucanotransferase, with protein sequence MEFERSSGVLLHPTSLPGKYGIGSLGKEVYEFIDFLSESKQKLWQICPLGPTGYGDSPYQSFSAFAGNPLLINLEVLKAEGLLSEEDLELEEEFDQGYVDYGRVINFKFPLYRKAFKKFNTAASDIEKGKFKAFCVENKEWLEDYTLFMSLKDHFNGRPWSEWEKPIKFREEDAVDRYKEELKDTIEFHKFMQYLFFEQWTKVKCYANEKGIKVIGDIPIFVAFDSADAWSNPEIFHFDERRNPTKVAGVPPDYFSKTGQLWGNPLYDWNKLKERGYDWWIDRFKIILKQADIVRLDHFRGFEAYWAVPAGEETAINGSWEEGSGADFFNVVRDKLGKLPIIAEDLGLITDEVEELRDEFEFPGMKILQFAFDTGEKNKYLPHNYDENCIVYTGTHDNDTTLGWFLNLSTDVKNYVEEYLDIEASNICWGLIEAAWSSIAVMAIAPLQDILSLDSGARMNTPGASSGNWQWRYKKDMLTDDIINKLTALTEKYRINDQFADVVNK encoded by the coding sequence ATGGAGTTTGAAAGAAGCAGTGGGGTACTTTTACATCCAACATCTTTACCAGGAAAATATGGAATAGGATCTTTAGGAAAGGAGGTCTATGAATTTATTGATTTTCTTAGTGAATCTAAACAGAAGTTATGGCAAATTTGTCCTTTAGGACCAACAGGATATGGAGATTCTCCTTATCAATCTTTCTCAGCCTTTGCAGGTAATCCATTGTTGATTAATCTTGAAGTATTGAAAGCAGAGGGGTTACTATCAGAGGAGGATTTAGAGTTAGAAGAGGAATTTGATCAAGGTTATGTCGATTATGGTAGAGTAATCAACTTTAAATTTCCATTATATAGAAAGGCTTTTAAAAAGTTCAATACAGCAGCTTCTGATATTGAAAAGGGTAAATTTAAGGCTTTCTGTGTAGAAAATAAAGAGTGGCTAGAAGATTATACTTTATTTATGTCATTAAAGGATCACTTTAATGGAAGACCTTGGAGTGAATGGGAGAAGCCTATCAAGTTTAGAGAAGAAGATGCTGTGGATAGATATAAAGAAGAGTTAAAGGATACTATAGAGTTCCATAAGTTTATGCAATATTTATTTTTTGAACAGTGGACTAAGGTAAAGTGCTATGCTAATGAGAAGGGAATCAAGGTTATTGGTGATATTCCTATCTTTGTTGCTTTTGATAGTGCGGATGCTTGGTCTAATCCAGAGATATTTCACTTTGATGAAAGAAGAAATCCTACTAAAGTGGCAGGAGTTCCTCCTGATTACTTTAGTAAAACTGGTCAATTATGGGGTAATCCTCTTTATGATTGGAATAAATTAAAAGAGAGGGGTTATGATTGGTGGATAGATAGATTTAAGATTATTTTAAAACAGGCTGATATTGTTCGTCTTGACCATTTTAGAGGCTTTGAGGCTTATTGGGCAGTACCTGCTGGGGAAGAAACTGCGATTAATGGTAGTTGGGAAGAAGGTTCAGGAGCAGACTTTTTTAATGTTGTACGTGACAAGTTAGGTAAATTACCTATTATTGCTGAAGATTTAGGATTGATTACTGATGAAGTAGAAGAGTTAAGGGATGAGTTTGAATTTCCAGGTATGAAGATTTTACAATTTGCTTTTGATACTGGAGAGAAAAATAAGTATTTACCACATAATTATGATGAAAACTGTATTGTCTATACAGGTACCCATGATAATGATACCACTTTGGGATGGTTTTTAAATTTATCTACTGATGTTAAGAATTATGTTGAAGAGTATCTAGATATAGAAGCAAGTAATATCTGTTGGGGATTAATAGAAGCTGCTTGGTCTTCAATAGCTGTAATGGCTATTGCTCCTTTACAGGATATATTGTCTTTAGATAGTGGAGCAAGAATGAATACACCTGGTGCTTCCTCAGGTAATTGGCAATGGAGATATAAAAAAGATATGTTAACTGATGACATAATAAATAAATTAACAGCTTTGACAGAGAAGTATCGTATTAATGATCAGTTTGCTGATGTTGTGAATAAGTAA